AGGTCCGCCGTGGATCTGCAGGATGAGCGGATAGCGCTGTCCTTCCTGGTAGTCGAGGGGCAAGACCAGCACGCCCTCGATGTCGAGCCCGTCCTCGGCCTTCCAGCTCAGGGGACGCGACTCAGCCAGGGCGAAGTCGGTGATCTGGGGATTGACGTCGGTCAACTGGGCCGCGTCGGAGGTATCGGCAGCCGCCTGAAGCGGGCGCGTCCACAAGTCAGAGGGGCGCAGCGGGTCGTTTTTAAGGTAGACCAAGCCGCTGCCGCCGGGAGAGACTTCCACGGCGCCGCCGTCCATGCCCGTGCCTCCGATGAGCATCTCGGGCGAGCCGCCGCTGGCAGAGACGCGAAAGAGGTGAGTGTAGAGTCCCTCGGGCTGGGTGTAGAGCAGCCACCGGCCGTCCGGCGTCCATTTGGCCCCGCCGATGGAATCGTCGGCATCGGGCGCGGCGTTCCAGCTCCGGCCCGACTCTAGTTCCAGCACCATGAGGTCGCTCTTGACGGCGAAGCCGGCCTCTTCGCTGGCGCTGAAGGAGAGCCGCCTGCCGTCGGGCGAGAAGCGGGGCGAGGACACCTGTCCGGGACCGGGGGTCAGGTTCTTGCCCGGCCCTGCTTCTTCGGCGTCCAGCGAGAGCAGGTAGAGATCCGATTCCAGGTTGTCGTCGATGTGGTGCCAGGAACTGGGCTGGTCTCCCTGCTGATCGTAGACGTAGACGACGTGTTTGCCGTCAGGAGAAAACTCGGGATTGGAGGCGTCGAAGGCGCCTTCGGTCAGGCGCCTGGCCTCGGAGCCGTCCAGGGCGATGTGCCAGAGCTGGGTCCATCCATGGTCGGCGTCCACCACCACGGCGTCGTCTTTGTCCTTCTTGCGCCGCTCGCGGGTTTCCTTGTCGAAGTAATGATCGCGGCTGGAGTAGACGATGGACTTTCCGTCGGGAGCCCAGGCATAGTCGCTGACCCCGTTCTCGGCCTGAGTCAGGCGGTAAGGTTCGCCGGCGCTCAGCGGCAGCAGCCAGATCTGTCCCCCCTCGGTCTTGTCGTCCTCGCCGTCCTTGCGGCTGGAGACGTAGGCCAGAAAGCGTCCGTCGGGGGACACCCGGGCGTTGCCTACACCCTCGTCGTGACGGGTCATCTGCTGGGCCTCGCCTCCTTCGGCTGGGACGCGCCACACCTGCGTGAGGTAGCGGTTCCCTTCCCGGTCCCACTCGCGCAGCGAGTAATAGACCCACTCGCCTTGCGGTCCCCAGAACGGGTTGCCCACGTTCTTGAAGGCCAGCGCGTCTTCGATGGTCATGCGCTTGTCGCCGGCCGACAGGGCCGGTCCCTGCACCACCAGCAGCACGGCCAAGAGAATCGCGGACAGGGTTGCCCCGCCCCCGCAAAGGTCTTTCCAATCGCGTTTCATGAGTGTCTTCTCCCTGGATGAAATAGCATGCATTCGCTGCTGAAAAGGCTAGCCGATCAGAGGCCCGCAGGCAATGTTCCGAGCTTTGAATGTGCAAGCGGACCGACCGGGAGGCCGAGGATTGTCGCCGGCTTGAGAGATATGCTTTCATGGTTGCCATGGGAAAGGAATCGAAGGCGGTTCAAGCAGCAGGTTTGGCCATCGTCCTGCTGGCATTGCTGGTTCTGGCGGCGGGACCGGCGGGAACGCATTGGGGACTGTGGCGTCCGCTGACAGGATTCATCCTCTTCATGGGCGCGGCGGTCGTGGGAGGCGTGCTGGGACTCATCCTTTCCCTGGCCGGGCTGTGGGCCGCCCGTGGCGCCAAGGCGGGCAGCGGAGCCGCCAAGTCGGCCCTGCTGCTTTCGCTGGCCATGCTGGCCGTCATCGTGGCGGCGGTGGCGATGGGCTCGCGCGTACCGGCCATCCACGATATCGCCACCGACATGGAAGATCCGCCGGCCTTCGAGCAAGCCGTGCATATGCCCGCCAATGGGGGACGGGATCTGGCCTATCCCCATGGAAGCCCTGACACGCCTGCCTTGCAGCGTGAGGCTTATCCCGACATCGAAACCTTGCGGCTGGAAGCGGCGCCCGCGGAAGCTTTCAAACGGGCCCTGCAGGCCGCCCACGACCTGGGTTGGTCGACGACCTGGTCGAATCATGCCTTGATGCGATTCGAGGCTTATGACCGGACGGCTTTTTTCGCCTTCGAGGACGACGTCAGCGTACGTGTGCGTCCTCACCCCCAGGGCGGATCGATAGTCGATGTCCGATCCACCTCACGGGTGGGGCGAAGCGACTTCGGTACCAACGCCGAACGCGTCCGCAATTTCCTGAAACGAGTGGAGAATCCTCCCTCATCGTAAGAATTCCCAGAGGAGCGCGGAAGAAAGCCCGCGGCGCAAGCGTCTCATGCAGCGAGAAGAGCATAGAGCGATTGAGGAGATCCTGCAGGGTTGCCGGCAAGGCGATCAAGAGGCGTTCGCGGAGTTGTTCGAACGTCACAAGGACCAGGTCTGGGGCTTGGCTTTTCACCTCAGCCGCGACGCCGACCTGGCCGAGGACCTCACCCAGCAGGTATTCCTCAAGCTCTTCGACAAGGTGAAGCTGTTCAGGGGGCAGTCCGAGTTCTCGACTTGGCTTCACCGGGTGGTGGTTAATGCCTTTCTCGACCATAAGCGGCGCAAGCGTCCCGACTACGATTTGGAGGACGCAGCAGCAGCTCCGGCACTGCGCCACGATCCGCCCCAGGAACGGCGGCTGGCCCGCAAGGAAATGTCGCAGGAGGTACGCCGAGGCCTGCAACAGCTTTCCGTCAAGCTGCGCGCGCCCTTGGTGCTGCGCTACCTGGGAGGGCTCTCCTATCAGGAAATCGCCCAGGTTCTGGACCTCTCGCCGGGCACCGTGGCCTCCCGCATCAGCCGAGGCCACGCCAGGCTGGCCGAGGTGTTGAAGCACCTCAGGGAAGTTCCGGGTGGCAAAGTGGAAGTTCCAGGCGGGCGGAGTGATTCGAATGAGGGATCTTGAAGCATGTTGAGTGAACGCGACTATCAGGACTTGCTGGAATACCTCGAAGGAGGGCTGGAGGAGCCTCAGGCCAAGCGCCTGGAGATGCGCCTGCAGGCGTCCCGGGAACTGCGTGAGGAATACGAGAAGATCCGCTTCGGACACCGTTTGATGGAGGGTCTCGAGCCCACTCCCATGCCCGCCGAGCGGGCTTCCCGCCTGCGCAGCCGGCTGCTCGATTCGTTCTCCCTGCAAACGCCCGGAGAGGACGGCTCCGCTGCTGCCTCAGAGGGCCGTTTCCCCTCCGCCTGGCTGGCCGTGGCGGCGCTGCTGGTGGTTGCGGTCGCTACCGGACTCCTGCTGCAGCTTCGTCAGCCTTCGGTGCGGCTGCGCCTGGCCCAGGACGCGCCGGGCATGCTGGAACGGGCGGCCTTCACGCTGCACACCGGCAAGCATTCCACCGGTCCGGTCATCAACCTGGCCTCCGCCTCCCTTTCCGATACCCAGCAGTGGGTGCGCCGCACGGCGGGACTGCAGCTTGAAACCGACATTCCTCCCACCCCCATGAACTGCTGCCAGGACGTCAACCTGCGCCAGGCCTGCAAGACCTCGGTGCAGGGATGCACCGCGCTGGCCCTGCGCTACGAGGTGGAAGGGCATGCCGTCACTCTCTTGATGGCCGAAGCCGGGCGCGTCCCCGACGCGCCTGAGCCATCTCTGTGGCACAAGGAAGTAGTCTTCCGTCCCGCCGGGGCCGATGGACTCAAGACCCTTTCCTGGACCGAGGGCGGTCAAACCTACACCCTGGTGTCCGACCTCCCGGAGTACGGCCAGAAGGCCTGCATGCTCTGCCACCTGGAAGAAGGGACCCGCCGCACCATCGAGAACCTCCAGCTTACCTTCTAGGGCCACCAGTGCCGCCGGTGATCAGTTCTGAGCCAGGGCCCTCCGTCCTTGTCCCTGACAGGGACAGATTCGCCAGCCCAGCGACTGTGTTAGAAGTCAAGTCCCGGGCTCGCTGAAGGCGAGCGATTCGCCAGCCCAGGGTCAGCCCCGGCGAGCGCCAGCGAGACGCCGGCGCCACCCTGGGTTCAGAACAGCCAAGGTCCGAACGCTGAAAGCGTGGGATAACGCAACAGGGTGGCTCAAAACTTCTGACGGACTGTTCTAGTGCTTTGAGGTGACAGCGGGAGAAGGATGGGGAAAGAGATATCGCCGGGCCGGCGCAGTACCTTCAAGGTGGCGGCCTTTCTGCTGCCTTTTCTTTTCCTGGCACTGCTGGAGGGGGGCTTGCGCCTGGTCGGATTCGGTGATTCCTACCCTCTCTTTGTCGAATCCTCCCAAGCGCCCGGCTATCTGATGGCCAATCCGCGGGTGATCCGGCGCTTTATGGTGGACGAGGCGCATACGCCCCGGCTCAGGATTCGCCCCGTCTTTTTCCCACGCCGCAAGGGTGAGGACACTTTCCGCATCTTCGTTCAGGGCGGCTCCAGCGCCGAAGGCTATCCTTACGGCTACGCCGCCTCCCTCTCGGGAATGCTGCAGCAGCGCCTGCAAAGGACCTTCCCGCAGCGCAGGATCGAGCTCGTCACTACCGCCATGTCGGCCGTCACTTCCTACACCTTGCTCGACTTTGTCGACGAGATCATCGAGCAGAGCCCAGACGCGGTCGTCATCTATGCCGGCCACAACGAATACCTGGGCATTTTGGGCGTGGGCTCGGGATACTCGGTGGGACGGCGGCGGCCCTTGGTGCTGTCCTTTCTTTGGCTGCGTGATCTGCGCCTCTTCCAACTCATCCAGAGGACGGTAAGCGCCCTTAAGCCCCGACCCCCGGAAGGCGGACGCTCGCAGCGAACCTTGATGGCCACCATCGCCTCCGAACAGGAGATACCCTATGATTCGGACCTTTACCGCCGCGGCATCGAGCAGTACCGGGCCAATCTCGGAGCCATCCTGAGCCGTTACCGCGCTGCCGGAATACCGGTGCTGATCGGTACGCTGGCGTGCAATGAGCGCGATCAACCCCCATTCATCAGCAGGCCCTCTGCCGGGACCGACGAAGACGAGCTGCAGGGTCATCTGGAGGCAGGCGAAGAGCATCTGCGTTCTGAGCGCCCTAGCCAGGCCCTGGCGGCCTTTCGACAAGCCGTTGAACTCGACGATACCCATGCCGGCGCCCACTACGCCTTAGCCCGGGCTCTCGACCGGCTGGGACGCTTCAGCGAGGCCCGTCAGGAATACTTGGCGGCCAAGGACCGTGACCAGTTGCGCTTCCGTGCCCCCGAGGCTGTCAACCAGGTCATCCGGCAGGCTGCCGCCCGCCATGGCGCCCATTTGGTCGAAGTCCGGCAGGCCCTCTCGCGCGCGGCCCGCGACGGCATCGTGGGCAGCGACCTGATGCTGGAGCACCTCCATCCCAACATCGAGGGCTATTTCGAGATGGCCGACGCCTACTACCAAGCCTTTCGCCAGATGGGGCTGATCGGAGCTTGGACCCATCCCGTCTCTCGCGAAACGGCCTGGAGGGTGGCCCCCGTAACTGAGGTCGACCGCCTCTACGGTCACTGGCGGGCCCAGTACCTGATGTCGGACTGGCCCTTTAGCGAGCAGAAGCGATACTTTCAACCTCCCACTGCCAACAGCCGTCCCGAGAAGATCGCCTTTGACTACTACAAGGGCCGCTACCAGTGGCCTGCCGCTATGCGCGCCCTCCTCACCCACTGCATCCGCGACAAGCAGGTCGAGGAAGCCGCCAAGGTAGCCATGCTGCTGGCTGAGGCCTTTCCCCACCAATCTGACGATCAAGCCGTCGCCCACCATTGGCTCAAACGGGCCGGCCGTCCCGAGGCCGACATCTATCTCCGCCGCTCTCAGTAAATGCCAAGCCGGCCAACAGCTTCTTTAGCAACCGACCCGCCGGCGTTTCATCCTCGGCGGGCTTTTGTTTGCGAATCGCAGCCCGCTGCTGGCTATCCAGGCCATGACAGGGTCACGGAGTCCTGCTACGATCTGGGGCATGAGAGACCAAGTCGGCGCATGGAGGGCCGCAGTCCTCGTCATTCTCCTCTTTTCGCTGCCGACGGCCTGCCGGCAGCACCACGATGCGGAGATGGAACACAATCCTTACCAGCCCAGCCCTTACGTGAAAATCAAACATCCTGAATGGAGCCGCGACGCGGTCATCTACCAGATCAATACCCGCCAGTTCACCGAAGCAGGCACCTTCAAGGCCGCCCAGGCCCACTTCCCGCGTCTCAGGGACCTGGGCGTCGACATCCTCTGGCTCATGCCCATCCACGAGATCGGGCAGAGGAACCGCAAGGGCAGCCTGGGCAGTCCCTACTCGGTCAAGGACTACTACAGCGTCAATCCAGAATTCGGTACTTTGGAGGACTTCAAGGACTTCGTGGAGGCGGCCCACGAGCAGGGCTTCCGCGTCATTCTCGACTGGGTGGCCAACCACACGGCCTGGGACAACCCGCTGGTCGAGGAGCACCCCGAGTGGTACGCCCGCGACTGGAAGGGCGACTTCCGGCCCACTCCCTGGTGGGACTGGTCCGACATCATCGACCTCGACTACGGCCGGGAGGGACTGCGGCGTTACATGACCGAGGCCATGAAGTACTGGGTCAGCGAAGCCGACGTCGACGGCTACCGCTGCGACGTGGCCGGCTTCGTCCCCGTCGACTTCTGGAACCAGGTGCGCCGGGAACTCGACGCCATCAAGCCGGTCTTCATGTTGGCCGAATGGGAATCGCGCGACCTGCATGCCCGGGCCTTCGACATGACTTACGCCTGGAGCTGGAACACGGCCATGCACGAGATCGCCATGGGCCGGGCCGACGTCAGCCGCCTTTTCGCCTACTACTCCTGGAACGAGAGCGCCTATCCTGAAGACAGCATGCGCATGACCTTTGTCAGCAACCACGACAAGAACGCCTGGGAGGGGACTCAGTTCGAGCAGTTCGGGGAGGGACTCGAGGCTGCCATCGTCCTCTCGGTGGTGGGCGAAGGCATGCCGCTCATCTACAACGGCCAGGAAGCCGGCAATCCCAAGCGTCTGGAGTTTTTCGAGAAGGACTCCATCGAGTGGCGCGAGCACCCTATCGGCGATCTCTACAAGAAGCTCATCG
The nucleotide sequence above comes from Acidobacteriota bacterium. Encoded proteins:
- a CDS encoding alpha-amylase family glycosyl hydrolase, which gives rise to MEHNPYQPSPYVKIKHPEWSRDAVIYQINTRQFTEAGTFKAAQAHFPRLRDLGVDILWLMPIHEIGQRNRKGSLGSPYSVKDYYSVNPEFGTLEDFKDFVEAAHEQGFRVILDWVANHTAWDNPLVEEHPEWYARDWKGDFRPTPWWDWSDIIDLDYGREGLRRYMTEAMKYWVSEADVDGYRCDVAGFVPVDFWNQVRRELDAIKPVFMLAEWESRDLHARAFDMTYAWSWNTAMHEIAMGRADVSRLFAYYSWNESAYPEDSMRMTFVSNHDKNAWEGTQFEQFGEGLEAAIVLSVVGEGMPLIYNGQEAGNPKRLEFFEKDSIEWREHPIGDLYKKLIALKKSNSALHNGAWGARMIQVPNSAPSEVLSFVRQNDRDKIFAVLNLSAAPHTVTFQQSLYHGTYDDYFSGQPARLSKETQLNLGPWAYRLFVQ
- a CDS encoding sigma-70 family RNA polymerase sigma factor, whose amino-acid sequence is MQREEHRAIEEILQGCRQGDQEAFAELFERHKDQVWGLAFHLSRDADLAEDLTQQVFLKLFDKVKLFRGQSEFSTWLHRVVVNAFLDHKRRKRPDYDLEDAAAAPALRHDPPQERRLARKEMSQEVRRGLQQLSVKLRAPLVLRYLGGLSYQEIAQVLDLSPGTVASRISRGHARLAEVLKHLREVPGGKVEVPGGRSDSNEGS
- a CDS encoding tetratricopeptide repeat protein, encoding MGKEISPGRRSTFKVAAFLLPFLFLALLEGGLRLVGFGDSYPLFVESSQAPGYLMANPRVIRRFMVDEAHTPRLRIRPVFFPRRKGEDTFRIFVQGGSSAEGYPYGYAASLSGMLQQRLQRTFPQRRIELVTTAMSAVTSYTLLDFVDEIIEQSPDAVVIYAGHNEYLGILGVGSGYSVGRRRPLVLSFLWLRDLRLFQLIQRTVSALKPRPPEGGRSQRTLMATIASEQEIPYDSDLYRRGIEQYRANLGAILSRYRAAGIPVLIGTLACNERDQPPFISRPSAGTDEDELQGHLEAGEEHLRSERPSQALAAFRQAVELDDTHAGAHYALARALDRLGRFSEARQEYLAAKDRDQLRFRAPEAVNQVIRQAAARHGAHLVEVRQALSRAARDGIVGSDLMLEHLHPNIEGYFEMADAYYQAFRQMGLIGAWTHPVSRETAWRVAPVTEVDRLYGHWRAQYLMSDWPFSEQKRYFQPPTANSRPEKIAFDYYKGRYQWPAAMRALLTHCIRDKQVEEAAKVAMLLAEAFPHQSDDQAVAHHWLKRAGRPEADIYLRRSQ
- a CDS encoding S9 family peptidase; translation: MKRDWKDLCGGGATLSAILLAVLLVVQGPALSAGDKRMTIEDALAFKNVGNPFWGPQGEWVYYSLREWDREGNRYLTQVWRVPAEGGEAQQMTRHDEGVGNARVSPDGRFLAYVSSRKDGEDDKTEGGQIWLLPLSAGEPYRLTQAENGVSDYAWAPDGKSIVYSSRDHYFDKETRERRKKDKDDAVVVDADHGWTQLWHIALDGSEARRLTEGAFDASNPEFSPDGKHVVYVYDQQGDQPSSWHHIDDNLESDLYLLSLDAEEAGPGKNLTPGPGQVSSPRFSPDGRRLSFSASEEAGFAVKSDLMVLELESGRSWNAAPDADDSIGGAKWTPDGRWLLYTQPEGLYTHLFRVSASGGSPEMLIGGTGMDGGAVEVSPGGSGLVYLKNDPLRPSDLWTRPLQAAADTSDAAQLTDVNPQITDFALAESRPLSWKAEDGLDIEGVLVLPLDYQEGQRYPLILQIHGGPTGRHSHGFNNRGSQLWAARGFALLQPNPRGSTGYGFEFTQLNQNDWGGMDFHSDDMKGVDKVIEMGIADPDKMAIMGGSYGGFTTFWAVTQTDRFKAAIGHAAISDWYSFYGQTDIPQYLKWGFGGHGWDRKEVYTRWSPYEFASQVTTPLMITHGERDQRVPIAQAEQYYTALKKMGKEVIFVRYPREGHGIREPNHVIDLQGRQERWIDRHLDIERPEPVEEEEMGKDKVETATGG
- a CDS encoding DUF1499 domain-containing protein, with the protein product MVAMGKESKAVQAAGLAIVLLALLVLAAGPAGTHWGLWRPLTGFILFMGAAVVGGVLGLILSLAGLWAARGAKAGSGAAKSALLLSLAMLAVIVAAVAMGSRVPAIHDIATDMEDPPAFEQAVHMPANGGRDLAYPHGSPDTPALQREAYPDIETLRLEAAPAEAFKRALQAAHDLGWSTTWSNHALMRFEAYDRTAFFAFEDDVSVRVRPHPQGGSIVDVRSTSRVGRSDFGTNAERVRNFLKRVENPPSS